In Pseudophryne corroboree isolate aPseCor3 chromosome 3, aPseCor3.hap2, whole genome shotgun sequence, a genomic segment contains:
- the BLCAP gene encoding bladder cancer-associated protein isoform X2, which produces MWQTHLYWDERDWQVIAGHAVNPLTRTQERCDLHPTATMYCLQWLLPVLLIPKPLNPALWFSHSVFMGFYLLSFLLERKPCTICALVFLGALFLICYSCWGNCFLYHCGASQLPVSAHDPAVVGT; this is translated from the exons atgtggcagaCTCACTTATATTGGGATGAGAGGGACTGGCAGGTGATTGCAG GCCACGCAGTAAATCCCTTAACAAGAACACAAGAAAGGTGTGACCTACACCCAACTGCCACCATGTACTGTTTGCAGTGGCTGCTTCCTGTGCTCCTGATTCCTAAACCACTGAATCCAGCCCTCTGGTTCAGTCATTCTGTGTTTATGGGATTCTACTTACTGAGCTTCTTACTGGAGAGGAAACCATGCACCATCTGCGCCTTGGTCTTTCTGGGAGCCCTCTTCCTTATTTGCTACAGCTGCTGGGGTAACTGCTTTTTGTACCATTGTGGTGCCAGCCAGCTACCTGTCTCAGCCCATGACCCAGCTGTGGTGGGCACTTAA
- the BLCAP gene encoding bladder cancer-associated protein isoform X1: MYCLQWLLPVLLIPKPLNPALWFSHSVFMGFYLLSFLLERKPCTICALVFLGALFLICYSCWGNCFLYHCGASQLPVSAHDPAVVGT, from the coding sequence ATGTACTGTTTGCAGTGGCTGCTTCCTGTGCTCCTGATTCCTAAACCACTGAATCCAGCCCTCTGGTTCAGTCATTCTGTGTTTATGGGATTCTACTTACTGAGCTTCTTACTGGAGAGGAAACCATGCACCATCTGCGCCTTGGTCTTTCTGGGAGCCCTCTTCCTTATTTGCTACAGCTGCTGGGGTAACTGCTTTTTGTACCATTGTGGTGCCAGCCAGCTACCTGTCTCAGCCCATGACCCAGCTGTGGTGGGCACTTAA